One part of the Rutidosis leptorrhynchoides isolate AG116_Rl617_1_P2 chromosome 1, CSIRO_AGI_Rlap_v1, whole genome shotgun sequence genome encodes these proteins:
- the LOC139897082 gene encoding uncharacterized protein gives MADGAITMINKFDFGDPLYLYASDTTTGTPFISIKLKGTENYNIWSRSMLLALGTKNKLGFINGSLQRHATDVTLQNQWDKCNNVVLLWILGSISDELYSGQKFSTNATHVWNELKETYDKIDGSVIYNLHHKMNSIKQNDSSLSDYYHNLNSLWKQYDCMIAGPACTCGVACTCPAGVFAKEQSKV, from the coding sequence ATGGCTGATGGTGCTATTACTATGATTAATAAATTTGATTTTGGGGACCCATTGTATTTATATGCAAGTGATACAACTACTGGAACACCTTTTATTTCTATAAAACTTAAGGGTACTGAAAATTATAATATTTGGAGCAGGTCTATGTTATTGGCTTTGGGTACTAAAAATAAACTTGGTTTTATTAATGGATCTTTACAAAGACATGCAACAGATGTTACTCTTCAAAATCAATGGGATAAGTGTAACAATGTTGTACTTTTATGGATACTCGGGTCAATATCTGATGAACTTTATTCTGGTCAAAAATTTTCTACTAATGCTACTCATGTTTGGAATGAGCTTAAAGAGACATATGATAAGATAGATGGTTCTGTTATTTACAATCTGCATCATAAGATGAATTCTATTAAACAAAATGATAGTAGTTTGtctgattattatcataatttgAATAGTTTGTGGAAACAATATGATTGCATGATTGCTGGTCCTGCTTGTACTTGTGGTGTTGCTTGTACTTGTCCTGCTGGTGTGTTTGCTAAAGAACAAAGTAAAGTTTAA